One Anopheles marshallii chromosome 3, idAnoMarsDA_429_01, whole genome shotgun sequence genomic region harbors:
- the LOC128711042 gene encoding serine/threonine-protein phosphatase 2A activator-like → MAASGRNIGKFAFVENFCNRKLYFVGAEGEPKREFVVPEKLVKSPTDMELWRMSECYYDLLGFISSMAVALQGTRNSQEVPIPPIVEKLMKVLDRLEQLAIETPPVDQPARFGNVAFKSWFQKMQSESKQLIGDVLPDSLKDATKELCVYFVDCFGNPTRIDYGTGHELAFIMFLMCLFKIGAFERKDEVAVGLKLFQKYIILARKLQVTYRMEPAGSHGVWSLDDFQFVPFIWGSAQLAVNSPIEPAQFVEEKSIAKYKKELMFVSCIDYIQQVKTGHFAEHSNQLWSISAVPQWSKISTGLIKMYQKEVLSKFPVIQHVYFGSILTLKTVKPGTMLPNPRLGMIPRQHAPAPAAVPAPPKFPGGDGM, encoded by the exons ATGGCTGCAAGTGGTAGGAATAttggaaaatttgcatttgTAGAGAATTTTTGTAACCGAAAGCTGTATTTTGTAGGCGCTGAAGGTGAACCAAAGCGAGAGTTTGTGGTGCCGGAAAAGCTGGTCAAATCACCCACCGATATGGAGCTGTGGAGAATGTCCGAATGCTATTACGATTTGTTGGGGTTCATTAGCAGCATGGCGGTCGCATTGCAAGGCACGCGCAACAGTCAGGAAGTGCCGATACCTCCAATTGTAGAAAAGCTCATGAAGGTGTTAGATCGACTGGAACAGCTGGCAATCGAAACGCCTCCGGTTGATCAGCCGGCTCGATTCGGTAACGTTGCGTTCAAGAGCTGGTTTCAGAAGATGCAGTCGGAAAGCAAGCAGCTCATTGGCGATGTACTGCCGGATTCGCTGAAAGACGCAACCAAGGAGCTGTGTGTCTATTTTGTCGACTGCTTCGGGAATCCAACACGCATTGATTACGGCACCGGGCACGAGCTGGCTTTCATCATGTTTTTGATGTGCCTATTCAAGATCGGTGCTTTCGAGCGCAAAGATGAAGTAGCGGTTGGGTTGAAG CTGTTCCAGAAATACATTATATTAGCTAGGAAGCTACAGGTGACGTACCGTATGGAACCGGCCGGCAGCCATGGTGTGTGGAGTTTGGACGATTTTCAGTTCGTTCCCTTCATATGGGGCAGTGCGCAGCTGGCTGTGAACAGTCCGATCGAACCGGCCCAGTTTGTGGAAGAGAAATCGATCGCAAAATACAAAAAGGAGCTCATGTTCGTCAGTTGCATCGACTACATACAGCAGGTGAAGACGGGTCATTTTGCCGAACACTCGAATCAGCTGTGGAGCATCAGCGCTGTCCCGCAGTGGTCGAAGATCTCTACCGGACTGATTAAAATGTACCAAAAGGAGGTGTTGTCCAAGTTTCCCGTTATTCAGCACGTGTACTTCGGATCGATCCTTACGCTTAAAACGGTCAAGCCGGGTACGATGTTACCCAATCCAAGGCTAGGCATGATTCCCCGGCAGCATGCTCCGGCGCCGGCGGCAGTTCCAGCTCCTCCAAAATTCCCCGGTGGCGATGGAATGTGA
- the LOC128711050 gene encoding probable NADH dehydrogenase [ubiquinone] 1 alpha subcomplex subunit 12, with the protein MARYVGLNKLGKLFNYIRDNGGIRASLYKLYRMDEMKSGRLVGEDKYGNKYYEDPSQFYGRNRWVEYAPHWNLEYDGSQIPSEWFGWMHYKTDLPPNRDGNRPHYSWMIDHSENVSGTKDAYMPYSTTRPKVEAWDPKKSLPK; encoded by the exons ATGGCTCGTTACGTAGGTTTGAATAAGCTTGGCAAGCTGTTCAACTATATCCGCGACAATGGAGGTATTCGGGCTAGTTTGTATAAGCTGTACAG AATGGATGAGATGAAGTCGGGACGTTTGGTCGGTGAAGATAAGTACGGTAACAAGTACTACGAGGACCCGTCACAGTTTTATGGCCGTAACCGTTGGGTAGAGTACGCACCGCACTGGAACCTGGAGTACGACGGTTCTCAAATCCCGTCTGAATGGTTCGGTTGGATGCACTACAAG ACTGATCTGCCACCGAATCGGGACGGAAACCGTCCGCACTACTCGTGGATGATCGATCATAGTGAAAATGTGTCCGGAACTAAAG atgcCTACATGCCATACTCAACAACCCGTCCCAAGGTAGAAGCATGGGATCCGAAAAAGTCGCTACCGAAATGA
- the LOC128711043 gene encoding thioester-containing protein 1 allele R1-like has product MLSRIVICCLVACTLGGIVFAEEGDYISIFTTGSSAGSDNVSIILANMDTVASTFEIENIGMEEGDVIVSTTVRSKHVQLYVIPHEWSHATGEEAIQLDIVTSSRTEEAARLTGQIELVQQPKVLIQLNDVFHTPGDYLTFRVILTDELNKPLPRTDHPFNLTIDLRHETQHTVASWNARLYPGDIYSSQHLFADDRDIGDWNMTVKIGEQITMKRFRVMLYTAPIHKITINTGEMNTFWQTDIEMSVEAMFMFGKPINGILTLTISGDADLIMQRTYTIAGRKEMDIPINQLFRKMNPSEARMVHINATVVTKNGLTQRSYQQTKTIQIYPSPYKLEVLRTVDFTPGQNATLLVKAMKANGKPLAELKLTNRKIYVSAKFDNDGFILTKQFETLLDNDHTAMLSIPTDGSTERLTVSVSYQDVATTLTLESAYSPQLYVYVGNSIHQKTRDGLELAVASSHPMDGVLVVIRKHAGENIPLFINCNLQNYHEHYVPSIRPRDVKRLYVFARFEETLVQTSTTYQEPDLDQQVRLSMDGTNIRVFTDGDDCRVGIAVYEGSLDETQLKTIYARSMFNGSVYPETADFFPLSINELKVMPSLQHSDSDNQPDGDSDISTSSPSNRLLLWNEGITRKQMARFRFHPFPHVNQVTVTAFAFSLTGGLGIAAPIQWHRQQDIEIYLHIPYSAKRMEAVTVDLYVVNNRDQSVDFVLLELLNKANEFHFLNNSGRTDAIEKTVYGRLQPYEVQRAEFLIRPKKLGSITLKANAYTEGDVIASAETILRTIPESVQQMDSIVRVFNVDNSTYRLDDIKIPIPPTVDVGSEKVTVSLHREQIQIAALPASILMDKLVQADPFTMAMKASLTLDVLALGRLHWSEREALAKTMANETVVDILAYAKTDGSFAIPAQHVPSSKCWDTVIAVQALAHASEHLSSAAITAAIVDALEWLKNRQATDGHFCTNDGEQTDLERIEKTAHVLLAYLGMRSSTWRYVTVIDKARTYLLSKLSTLREPYHLALVGHVLTFFLNPITGDEDLALINQSLAHILGELLDQKRQSPSGMKMWWNTTAAASDLETTAYVLLLMTTKKHLFDAAPIVNWIKGQPYRRATPSITPNSHIALRALIEYAKHTTFLEKQYTALITARDKTGEIVRHELQHGSSNRVVKLPSTTRSVNFSISGSISGAIEINYSYMESVTKQKQKFDIVLYRYETSNEDYTDWRICIRFLPHGFYDKTHMVTCEISFPTGYIALDDSVDELNQLEDIVATVLRNDETQLSITFEEIGLQQKCFNVTGFRQNVRTRQLPGTIKVFDLADASNVAFKQIGTTT; this is encoded by the exons ATGCTCTCGCGAATAGTGATCTGTTGTTTAGTTGCGTGCACTTTAGGTGGCATCGTGTTTGCCGAAGAAGG tGACTATATCTCCATATTCACTACCGGATCGTCTGCTGGAAGTGATAATGTCAGCATCATATTAGCGAACATGGACACTGTTGCCAGTACGTTCGAGATAGAAAACATCGGAATGGAAGAAGGTGATGTGATAGTGTCCACCACAGTCCGCTCGAAGCACGTACAACTCTACGTTATTCCGCATGAATGGAGTCACGCAACTGGTGAAGAAGCGATTCAATTAGACATCGTCACCTCATCCAGAACGGAGGAAGCCGCACGGCTAACGGGACAAATTGAACTGGTCCAGCAGCCGAAGGTGTTAATTCAACTGAACGATGTGTTCCATACGCCAGGAGACTACTTGACGTTTCGTGTCATTCTAACGGACGAGCTGAACAAACCTTTGCCAAGAACCGATCATCCGTTCAACCTGACGATAGATCTGCGGcacgaaacacaacacaccgtAGCGTCCTGGAATGCTCGGCTCTATCCGGGTGACATCTACAGCAGTCAGCATCTATTCGCTGATGATCGTGACATAGGAGATTGGAACATGACCGTGAAGATCGGAGAACAGATCACAATGAAACGCTTTCGAGTGATGCTGTACACGGCTCCAATCCACAAAATAACGATCAACACGGGAGAAATGAACACGTTCTGGCAGACGGATATTGAGATGAGCGTGGAAGCAATGTTCATGTTTGGAAAGCCAATCAATGGAATATTAACATTGACGATTTCCGGCGATGCTGATCTTATCATGCAGCGAACGTATACCATTGCTGGAAGAAAGGAGATGGACATCCCGATTAATCAACTATTCCGAAAGATGAATCCATCTGAGGCAAGAATGGTTCATATTAACGCAACGGTGGTCACTAAGAATGGATTAACTCAACGTAGCTACCAACAGACTAAAACCATTCAGATTTATCCATCACCGTATAAATTAGAGGTCCTGAGAACGGTTGACTTCACACCAGGCCAAAATGCAACACTTTTGGTTAAAGCGAtgaaagcaaatggaaaacctCTAGCAGAGCTAAAACttacaaacagaaaaatttATGTTAGTGCAAAGTTTGATAACGACGGTTTTATACTTACTAAACAGTTCGAAACACTGTTGGATAATGACCATACGGCAATGTTGTCAATTCCAACCGATGGTTCTACGGAGCGGTTAACGGTTAGCGTTTCGTATCAGGATGTGGCCACTACGCTTACCCTGGAATCGGCCTACAGTCCACAGCTCTACGTGTATGTTGGGAATTCTATACATCAAAAAACGAGAGACGGTTTGGAGCTGGCAGTAGCATCTTCACATCCGATGGACggtgtgctggtggtgattCGGAAACACGCTGGCGAAAACATTCCACTCTTCATTAACTGCAATCTGCAAAACTATCACGAGCATTATGTCCCCTCGATTCGCCCGCGTGATGTGAAGCGGTTGTACGTGTTTGCAAGATTTGAGGAAACTTTGGTGCAAACTTCCACCACCTACCAGGAGCCTGACCTAGATCAGCAG GTACGTCTATCAATGGATGGTACGAATATAAGAGTATTCACGGATGGAGACGATTGTCGCGTTGGTATAGCAGTTTATGAAGGTTCGTTGGATGAGACCCAGCTCAAAACCATCTATGCTCGTTCCATGTTCAACGGATCGGTGTATCCAGAG acTGCAGATTTTTTCCCATTGTCCATTAACGAGTTGAAAGTGATGCCGTCGCTCCAACACTCAGACAGCGACAACCAGCCAGATGGAGATTCGGACATCAGCACATCATCACCTTCAAACCGTCTACTGCTCTGGAACGAAGGAATTACAAG GAAGCAAATGGCCCGGTTCCGATTCCATCCTTTTCCACACGTCAATCAGGTAACCGTAACTGCATTTGCGTTTAGTCTCACCGGTGGACTCGGTATTGCGGCACCCATCCAATGGCACCGTCAGCAGGACATAGAGATCTACCTTCATATCCCGTACTCGGCAAAAAGGATGGAAGCAGTCACCGTCGATCTATACGTAGTAAATAATCGTGACCAATCAGTGGACTTTGTACTGTTGGAGCTTTTGAACAAAGCGAATGAATTCCACTTCCTAAACAACTCGGGACGCACTGATG CTATTGAGAAAACGGTGTACGGTAGACTGCAACCGTACGAGGTACAGCGTGCAGAGTTCCTGATACGCCCCAAGAAGTTGGGCTCGATCACGCTGAAGGCAAATGCCTACACCGAAGGCGACGTAATTGCGAGTGCAGAAACCATACTTCGAACTATTCCAGAGAGTGTACAGCAAATGGACAGCATCGTGCGAGTGTTTAACGTGGACAATTCTACCTATCGTTTGGACGACATTAAAATACCCATTCCGCCCACGGTCGATGTTGGGTCGGAGAAAGTAACTGTATCACTGCACCGTGAACAAATTCAAATTGCTGCCCTTCCGGCGAGCATACTGATGGACAAGCTCGTCCAAGCGGATCCTTTCACAATGGCCATGAAGGCTTCCCTAACGCTGGACGTGCTGGCATTGGGACGATTGCATTGGAGCGAACGTGAGGCGTTAGCAAAAACAATGGCCAACGAAACGGTTGTTGATATCCTAGCTTATGCCAAAACGGATGGGTCGTTTGCTATCCCCGCACAACATGTGCCCTCGTCGAAATGTTGGGATACGGTTATTGCCGTACAAGCACTAGCCCATGCTAGTGAACATCTCAGCAGTGCAGCCATCACGGCCGCCATTGTAGATGCGCTAGAATGGTTAAAGAACAGACAGGCAACTGATGGCCATTTCTGTACTAACGACGGTGAGCAGACTGATTTGGAACGCATTGAAAAGACTGCTCACGTGTTGTTAGCGTATCTCGGCATGAGGAGTTCCACCTGGCGTTACGTTACGGTTATCGACAAAGCAAGAACCTACCTACTTTCAAAGCTTTCCACACTACGAGAACCGTACCACCTAGCACTGGTTGGACACGTGTTGACATTCTTTTTAAACCCCATCACAGGAGATGAAGATCTTGCCTTGATCAACCAAAGTTTGGCCCACATTCTGGGTGAGCTGTTGGACCAGAAAAGACAAAGCCCTTCCGGCATGAAGATGTGGTGGAATACTACAGCTGCTGCGTCAGATCTGGAAACAACGGCATacgtgttgctgctgatgaccACCAAAAAGCACCTATTTGACGCAGCTCCAATAGTGAACTGGATTAAAGGGCAACCATACCGTCGGGCGACACCTTCCATTACACCCAACTCCCACATTGCGCTCCGGGCACTGATCGAGTATGCAAAACATACAACCTTTCTCGAAAAGCAATACACGGCATTGATCACCGCAAGGGATAAAACCGGTGAGATAGTGCGACATGAACTGCAGCACGGTAGCAGCAATCGTGTGGTGAAGCTTCCATCGACCACCCGATCGGTAAACTTCTCGATCAGTGGTTCCATTTCGGGAGCCATTGAAATCAACTACAGTTACATGGAGAGTGTGaccaagcaaaagcaaaagttcGACATCGTCTTGTACAGGTACGAAACCTCCAACGAGGATTACACCGATTGGCGCATTTGCATTCGCTTTCTGCCGCATGGATTCTACGACAAAACGCACATGGTTACGTGTGAGATCTCATTCCCGACCGGATACATTGCACTGGACGACAGCGTGGATGAGTTAAATCAACTAGAAGACATAGTG GCTACCGTACTGAGAAACGATGAAACACAATTGTCGATTACATTCGAAGAGATTGGCTTACAGCAGAAATGCTTCAATGTGACCGGATTTCGGCAGAATGTTAGAACTCGTCAGCTACCCGGTACAATTAAGGTGTTCGATTTAGCTGATGCGT CTAACGTTGCATTCAAGCAAATCGGAACTACGACCTGA